ACTTCCATAGCTATAGGAGAggtcacttctttttcttcatttatgtCCGAGAACAAAAATctagataaataaatttgatggTTACGATAAAGATAACCAATTCAGATGATTCTGGTGGGGTTGGCCTACCTCATAACTGACTATCGATTTCTACATGCAGTGATAGCACTACCATCCCTTCTCTTGCTTGTTTACTGGTGGTAAGTAAACCATACTTCACCTTACCATTTACTAGGAGAACTGTAGCTGACGACGGAACAATGTGTCTAGGTTGGTGCCGGAAAGTATCCGATGGCTTGTGACTAAGGAACGATACGAAGAAGCAAATGTTATAATGCAAAAGGCTGTAAGAATAAACAGAACAAGTGTGCCGGACAAATGGTAACTGAGGGCATGATAGAATCTAGAAATCATCTTCGAGCTTTTGCATACTTATAcaacttcaacattttttttcaggtggaagcaactcgaaaaaaagcaaaaaagtaaagcCGTTTCTCATGGCATTCTAGACCTTTTCCGTACTCGGAGACTATGTACAAGGACATTAGTCTGCTTTTTTATTTGGTAAAACCATAGATTTGGAGTAAACGTAAGTAACCACCATAGATTTGGAGTAAACGAACACTTATTTTATAGGCCCGTTAATGCGATGATATATTATGGATTGACGCTGAAGAGCGACATCGCCGGTGGCGATCTATACATTAACTTCACTCTTAGCGCAGCTATAGAGATTCCTTCTATTCTACTTGTCTATTTCTTCATCGACCGTGTTGGACGAAGAGCAATGGTCGCAGGCAGTTTTCTAACTGCCGGAATTTGCCTCGTTCTCAATTGGGTTGTAGGTGACAATGGTACGCTCGTAATAATTATGTTGTTAACAAACCacataattaaatattataaataaggttcctattattactattacggTTATTGCTTCAGTTGTACAGGGTATGTGCTGGACTGAAACaacttttccaagtttttgatccatttttttgcttgatGCATCAGTAGCAAACCTAAGGGGAGCGTTTCACGAAGTTGACGATGTTGTGATCTCTCATGGACAACGTAGGATTTGAGGTTCTGATTACCAGAATGACCCTGTTCACATTCAACTTCCCTtaatcgttttaaaaaaacctgatACTAACCTTTCTAGGATACTTTATAATGCCTTGCATCCGCGAACGTTTTCTCAGATTTTCTAACTTTCTACTCACTAATCGCTCCTATCTTACCCTTGTTCATTTCAGTGGCCCTCGTTTGGGGAATGTTACAAATAGCTATTACTAAAGGAGCGTCTACTGTAGCTTTTGTTGCTGTTTACACTTACACTGCTGAATTGTTTCCCACAGTCATACGAACCACAGCTGTTGGATGTTGTTCAATGATAGCACGGCTTGGAGCTGTAGTATCGTCCTTCATGGCATTATGGCTGGTAagtttcaaattaaatttatttctcaagAAGCCAGAAGAGAATTCTTTAAAGTAGAAAGGTCTTATGATTCGTACTGCATTGTTCTGCAAACATTTCCCATAAGTTCCATAATCAAGAATTTTGAATCATTTCATATCCTGAGCGCGATATAAAAAGTGCTAAACGTCTTCAAAATAATAGGCAGAAAATTGCTAGCGATGTTTTTCAACATCATATGTTCAAACTggagcgggtgtggtgtaacggttagagattccacttcctgcacgatcgatcggaggttcgaattcgccctagtgctcaccaagcctttcatccctcggggatcgataaattggtaccagacttgtctgggagcattagaacactgacttcacacatcggcttgccaacgcaagtcattgtataggccagttacacgttcgtgaacctcaaacgattctgaattgaagtgaatgtgggggcgcatcccaagcggattgattaacgccagacactttatcctttatccttttgtttTCGGCCTCTGATTGCCTAATTATGAAATTCCATTCGTTTAACGAAACTGACGTTTGTGAAGAAATGTAGAGTTTGGGGTGGGAATTATGAGTATGTGTGTGAGTCCACTCATTTCCGCCTAttcctcctgaaaaacagcgtggaaatCGCCTTAGTACATACGAGGTATGTTAGAACTCGCCAATCTTCTACACGTTCCGGTACCCACACGAACGTAATCATTGCTTTTAGTAGAATAAACTGCTATCCATAAGCGCATGTGATTCCTTCTTTCTGCTACACTCACATGCAGTCAACAATACTCTTATGAAAACGATAAACTGTatagctagtttttttttacaattgttAAGCAATAATTCTGCGACAATACGTGTGCATTTCGAGAAGCAATCAAAATCTGAAACTTACCTCAAAAGTTGTTTCACATTCTTTAGAATGCATAATGAAGTATTCATATGCGAGCGCATGTCGTTGGTAGAAAATATTATCTGCAATTAAGAGATCAAGATTATATCTATCTAAAGGAGTGCTAATGCTGCTGGGTTTccgaataattttaaaagcaaAAGTGCTCTCAGGTACTATTACTTTACCAAGTTATAAATGAAAGTTCCCGtcctaatttttcttgtttattcgAATTTAAATTATTGCAAATCAGTAACCTGTAAATTTTAGGTTGACGCTCAAGGAAGACTCTCCATGGTTATTCCGCTGGCTGTATTGTCATTAACTGCAACTGTTCTCACGGCAGTGTTCTTACCAGAAACTATGAACAAACCTATGCCCGAGACTATCTCTGATGTGGAAACAACGAGAGTCTGATCAATAATGTGTCATATAAACTAccattttttattccttcgtTTGATTTTCAGTAGGAAAGTCTCACTGTGGTCCTGAAAAAACCATAATAGGGCTACCTTACCTGTGATTATTGAATAGTTTTGAACTATTTCGTTTTATGGCTCCTAGTTGCTGATTACAAATGGtattacaaaattttattCCGTGACATATTAAGATATTTTTAATTGTAGTTTTAAAAGTGGAGAATTCATTGGAACTTCCCCTTCTCCATATCCGTGTAAAGGTTGCCTGCAATATCGCGGTATTTTCTGCTCAGTGATATCTGAATATGGATCTTGAGTATTAATTCAGATTCCCAGCTTGTGTGgtcaaatttctcaacagcaTGTACGAAATCTGTTGTAACGAATTCTCTCAATCTTGTCAGTATTTTATTCGTACTGTGAtgcaaatcattttttttttgttatgcttCAATTGCTCTTCATATGATTCAGTGTTTCTCCTAGAATTTGCCTGAGTGTATATTTAAGTAGTAACGCAAACTGCGGATGCTGCTGTCAGACAGGGACTAATCGTGGTCCGCTATGTATTTGGAAATATATGTAGCAGAGGAATGAAGAGGTGTATCTCTTTTTGTTCTGCCAATTACTCAATACTGTCTAtccaaacaaaagaaaaagtgaaaatccgAGTCCAAATTTTAATTACATGCGCAGAATAAGTGACTTTCACGACTTTGAATCTCTTGTATTATTGCCCTATACGATTGGTTGAATCCTGCCGAGATATGTTGTCCTTGTGATATGTCCGTAGCACCATCTAATGCCCTCAAcgtccagaaaaaattctaaacaaaCTATTCATCCTATAGATAATATGTCTTGCTGAACTTGACGTAGCTCTTGTGCCTCCTTATTGAATACGCTTCCTGTATTTTCTCTCACCGGCTCAGCCCCAAACTTTCGCTTTCGGCTAGGTGAGACCTTTCTATCTCTGTTCGAGGGACTGCTCATCATACTTTGAACAAGACAAAAGGGCATGTCTCCTCCGAACGTGATCCAGAAAGCTTAGATGGTTCACTGTTGCTATTTAGGACAGCTGTACAGGTGATTTCCACATGTCATTCGCAATGATACCACATCCATTTCCGCGTAGAGATCTTCGTTGTGGCATCTCTTGGGTCATAAGTAGCCAAGTACCCGTTAGTGCAGCTTCTTTTTACAATTGAAACTCTAGTGTTTAACAGCATAAGGTATAAAATCTCCACAGATGGAATTTCAACTTTTACCAATCACAAGGAGTTAATGTTGTACTAAAACACCTAAGAAAACCAGAGGACCAACAAATTGAGCCAGTGTTACACGGAATATCATCAACCTGGTTCTATATTAATTACATACGCAGAATCATATCAGTTTGGATAAAATTGTGAGAATTGGGCCCATTCCCTTCGAAAAACCCTCAAACCACACCTCCACATCCATTCGGATGGACTACCAGCCACCTTAGGCTTACTTAAGCTTAGCTTAGGCTTATTCTGCCTTAGCCGAGCCCGCATCTCTACAGATTGCGTGTTCTCTGCCCGGTTTgggtaaaattgtgaaaatttagcccatttccttcagaaaaccctcaaacccctcAACCATTCATTCCATATGTTTCAATTCTAACACATTTCCGTCTTCTTGGCCACACCACGTTAAGTAATGATTAAAAGCATGCATCATATAAATTACTGAAGGGTGTTGAACacatttctgttcatttctctcTTATCATTGTATCAGAATCCGAAGAATCTGCGATAACCACGTATGACGTCCAGTATACCATGAACGATGTGAAACCCCTACTATACTGGAGCTCCACATTGAAGTGTCAGTGTCATTTTCGTTCTTCCATCACTTCAATTTTCTAACTCCTTATTTTTTGCGCCCCTTCTCTTGTTGCCACGCCCGTCGACAGCATCTCCGTGAGTTGTCCTCTTACTAACGCAAATATTGGAATACGAATATATTACGTGGCCATCACTAATGGTGTCAAATGTAACAATGTTAACAAATACTAACTGAGCCCTTtgcatctttgaaaaaatgcaaGAGACGTAGCGAACGGTTCTGGATTTGAACTCATTCTGCTCCAAAACCCATTGCTACCGTTGGCGAGGCATAATCTACGGTTGTCCTAGTTAGTAGTGGTACACGGACTACAAGACTATCTCTGCTCACTCAGCACTGCACCAAGTGCATTTTGCCAAGAAGCCGGTTCACACATTTACATAGCCACAAATGCTATAAGTCAGCGATAAAACATTGCGTAACGAAAGACGAAAGACTAGAAAAACCTAAATAACgcgttttcatttctctcttATCATTGTCTCAAAATCCGAAGAATCTGCGATAAccacattttccagaaaaggtGTTTGAAGAGTTTTCGTGATCTCTCCGCTCGGTGTCACCATGTCGTGTGTCGCACAATGGTCAAGAActgatttttaaagaaaaaacaagctcTACCTTTGATAAGAATAAGGGGCAGCCAAAAACGAGAACAATCCAGGAAGAGTCCTtcccagaaaacagaaatataaaCAATGAGATACCGTAACTTGCCCAAAAAGAGCTGAAAAGAATCAATATGCGCTCGATTTTGATCTAGAAAACTATGTGAAAACTTTtaatttgttgatttgtttgagttgtggacaagattggtattgatcattattaacagctaacgtgatgccgttatcgccttcgtctgTCTGACAACTGTTTAGAAGCTGACAGGCAATTCAGATGTCAAACTATGTGAAACCGGAGTGCCCAACACCCCTGTGACCGACAAAATCTCATTGATTTAGATGTAACGTGTAACAGATCAGCATACTAGTGACACAGgaacagtaacagtaacagATCAGTATACTAGGAAGCAGTGTGAACTCTAGGTATAAACCAACGGTATGTAGATCTCTTGGAAAACTTTGTAGATAATTTATCAAAGAATAATTGTGAGTGTAGGATGTGTGAGAACAGCAGGTCTCTAGAACTTTAGGCAACGCGTCGTTTCCCTCGCTAATTTATATCCCATTCACTCACACCATTTTACTGGGGAGTATGGCGCTCGCGGTTTACTAGGCAGCAGTCCATGTTTCGGTGGATTGGACTGAAGGTTAATAGTTGCAATATAGCTTTACCATAACAAACACCTTTTAAGATATATTACTTGGTGCCGACGTGCGACCTTCGCCAGATTTCTTTCATGTTCATTATGATTATAAAGTCTTTAAAGTCCAATTTATTCGCATTCTCGTATCTATCCATTGGAGAACATTTGGAGATAGTGAAGGATTTTATAGGGCAAGATCATTGTTGCTATGCAATAGTTCTCCGACTTTTGACTATACGATTGTTTTCcaattgagtaaaaaaaaacaaattttatcaATTTCATAAAAGTCCAGAGCCAGTTAGcccaatgaaataaataaacggtaggatataaattaaaaagatgTATATATGTTTTGACAACCTTTATATTCTGTATTGTCTAAAGGCAGACTAACGATCAAAATGAGTTTCGTTCCCACCACAttcattccaagaaaaaaaactgttatcaGTCTTCGTTTGCATTGCTAATAAATCCTCTCTTATAGATTCTATTCTCAATTCGCTCGAACAATGCAAAACACCCCGACTATTGAACGTAagtgcataaaatttaattatttaagaaTGACCATTACCTATGTAACGAAAGAGTCGTTCCTAAGCTATCAGAAATAATTTTGCTGTTAATTTTGCAGAGAAACCGAAGAAAATAACTTTCGATAAGTTGCTTGAACAACACCTTGGAAGTTTTGGAAGGTAAGCTAATATCTTAGTTTCACTCTCTTATGCAGTTAAACGacatgagaaaattttcagatatCAAATTAGTCAGATTATCCTAGTGTGCTCTCCAACTACTTTGCTGGCCTTGCATGTGATGAGTTGGACTTTCGTGGGACTGTCATCAGAAGTCAagtaagatgaaaaaaatgcataatCCCGATTCTCTAATTAATGAAAACAATATCTGTTACCACCGCCGTTCAAATGTTAAAAATCttccttaaaaagaaaattcggaaAATCGGTAAAATGCTCTCATGTGTAATCTCCAGAATAGAGATACGTTTTCCTAACcgttatgtttttctttttatcctcaTAAACAGAAGATGACCCGATCCGAAACCATTGAAGTACAAATGTCTTCACTTCTACCTCCATCGAACTTTTGCGATTTCAAACACGCGGTTTGTGATACCATAGATTTTCAATGATAGAGAGACACGGAGACAAAAAAACCGTACGGAGAGTAATTCTCGTCGAGAAGAGTGTCGTCAAACGCCATTCTGTCCAATATTGCCTCGAAAAGCAGTGATGTTACCGTCTATGAGACAGCCATGGCTGGAATAGTATTCGCATCTCTCCTTTCCCATttcattcaattcaaattcataTTCATACCGAAAAACTTGCAAAATCGAAAGAATGCAAAGGAAAACACCGAACAATAAAAATGCTGAGTGCCGACTTTTAAACACTGATCGTCGGTGGGAATACTGCAGTGGGAAGAGCCCTACGCTGATTTTCAAATCGTCACGTCGACTGAGAGTGGTGCGCAGGGATGGCAAATTCCCTTTAAGTAGGTGGTCACATTtcaattctttattttgtatACTTACATTAGGTTGGCCAGTCATTTCTTCACACACGTATACCTTTCCCAAGTTAGTCTGGGCCTCATGTTGGCGACTGGTCAAAGCGATATAGAGCGGGTTGTTATGTGGAGGAGGTGAGAGACAACACGTCTCGGTCGCTTTTTCCGAATTGGGGTGGCCGAGTCTCGAACTGAGTGTGTAGGTAGCCTGTCTTGTTTTCAAGCTGCAGCTCACATCAAGGCATTCCCCACgagttacagaaaaaaactttctaatGATTCCGATTCAATCGTTGCTGCGCGGAAGTTCAATGCGTCGTAAACGGAGCCAGCAGACACACCGATTATCGCTATTGGAAGAGACCAATTTTTGCCTCCTATGATATCCTGCAGAAGGTTTGGTCGGCGCAGGGTAAGTAATAATTGGCAGATGCTCATCCGGTAGGAACGGCTGGGCTCAGTGAATGGATGTGGAACTCACCTTAGCAGTCCTTTCAGGTAGCCCTCGATGATGCGCTTAGTGCTGTTTGCATCCTGGCGTTCCGGAACCGCTCCGAAAGTCGGGCGCGGGTGTTGCGTATGTGGGAAGTCGTCGAAAGAGAAGCTCCTCTCGTCGAAGCGGCAGA
This is a stretch of genomic DNA from Necator americanus strain Aroian chromosome II, whole genome shotgun sequence. It encodes these proteins:
- a CDS encoding hypothetical protein (NECATOR_CHRII.G4697.T1): MNTIRNDCVAPKDPEQNDIAQFTEPPKKITFDDFLVRHLGNFGRYQFIQYILLCIPSLFVAMHVMSWTFVNNAPEKICDNSAAIENCTTSRYSAVDKWPVIEQKSWIKGAVQAFYYIGHMVGSIICGVLSDRVGRKRIFYLAILIEIACGMLLTVAPTWWIYAILKFGTGFTHPGLYAIAIVIGTELVGPNYRRIVAVGTATSIAIGEMILVGLAYLITDYRFLHAVIALPSLLLLVYWWLVPESIRWLVTKERYEEANVIMQKAVRINRTSVPDKWWKQLEKKQKSKAVSHGILDLFRTRRLCTRTLVCFFIWPVNAMIYYGLTLKSDIAGGDLYINFTLSAAIEIPSILLVYFFIDRVGRRAMVAGSFLTAGICLVLNWVVGDNVALVWGMLQIAITKGASTVAFVAVYTYTAELFPTVIRTTAVGCCSMIARLGAVVSSFMALWLVDAQGRLSMVIPLAVLSLTATVLTAVFLPETMNKPMPETISDVETTRV
- a CDS encoding hypothetical protein (NECATOR_CHRII.G4697.T2), which produces MQNTPTIEQKPKKITFDKLLEQHLGSFGRYQISQIILVCSPTTLLALHVMSWTFVGLSSEVKKTPNNKNAECRLLNTDRRWEYCSGKSPTLIFKSSRRLRVVRRDGKFPLIWASCWRLVKAI
- a CDS encoding hypothetical protein (NECATOR_CHRII.G4698.T1), translated to MISCRRFGRRRVALDDALSAVCILAFRNRSESRARVLRMWEVVEREAPLVEAAEPAVDEEEQLAAESVDTCLFVQRPAGGQLASHHLNMKIISR